A window of Castanea sativa cultivar Marrone di Chiusa Pesio chromosome 1, ASM4071231v1 contains these coding sequences:
- the LOC142616390 gene encoding subtilisin-like protease SBT6.1 isoform X2 encodes MTILDMGHLLLVLLLVEMQSVSVLLQIQRFMLFACLLMHSLLQVSYTSWFLDAFNYAIATNMDVLNLSIGGPDYLDLPFVEKVWEITANNIIMVSAIGNDGPLYGTLNNPADQSDVIGVGGIDYSDHIASFSSRGMSTWEIPHGYGRVKPDVVAYGREIMGSKISTGCKSLSGTSVASPVVAGVVCLLVSVIPESSRQDILNPASMKQALVEGAAKLSGPNMYEQGAGRVDLLESFEILKNYQPRASIFPGVLDYTDCPYSWPFCRQPLYAGAMPVIFNATILNGMGVIGYVESPPMWHPSNDEGNLLSIHFTFSEVIWPWTGYLALHMQIKEEGSQFSGEIEGNVTLQVYSPPQGEKSPRISTCVLHLKLKVVPTPPRSKRILWDQFHSIKYPPGYIPRDSLDVRNDILDWHGDHLHTNFHIMFNMLRDAGYHVETLGSPLTCFDASQYGTLLMVDLEDEYFEEEIEKLRDDVMNTGLGLAVFAEWYNVDTMVKMRFFDDNTRSWWTPVTGGANVPALNDLLGPFGIAFGDKILNGDFSIDGEQSRYASGTDIARFPAGGFVHSFPFLDSSESGATQNVLLTSGMTKADSPILGLLDVGEGRIAVYGDSNCLDSSHMVTNCYWLLRKILDYTSGNIRDSVLFADSVKKDAALYVEDHQLPSRRTDVNFSTYSAVVGKELVCRSDSRYEIWGTKGYNLQVRGRNRRLPGYPVFDLGRGLNSTVGNSNLRRLKPPVKNKSELDMPVLVASHWLVPAVVAVTGLLLLLSFWRIRQKRRRRRKGSGSGRFPNL; translated from the exons ATGACAATCTTGGACATGGGACATTTGTTGCTGGTGTTATTGCTGGTGGAGATGCAGAGTGTCTCGGTTTTGCTCCAGATACAGAGATTTATGCTTTTCGCGTGTTTACTGATGCACAG CCTATTGCAGGTATCATACACATCATGGTTCCTTGATGCGTTCAACTATGCTATTGCAACCAATATGGATGTACTAAATTTGAGCATAGGTGGACCTGATTACTTGGATCTCCCATTTGTGGAGAAG GTTTGGGAAATAACAGCAAATAACATAATTATGGTCTCGGCAATTGGAAATGATGGGCCACTTTATGGCACTTTAAACAATCCAGCAGACCAAAGCGATGTCATCGGTGTTGGTGGCATTGACTACAGTGACCACATAGCCTCATTTTCCTCACGTGGCATGAGCACTTGGGAGATTCCTCATGG TTATGGTCGTGTGAAGCCAGATGTTGTCGCATATGGACGGGAGATTATGGGATCCAAGATCAGTACTGGTTGTAAGAGTTTATCAGGCACTAGTGTGGCAAGTCCTGTGGTTGCTGGTGTTGTATGCTTGCTTGTTAGTGTCATCCCTGAAAGCAGTCGGCAAGACATTTTAAATCCAGCCAGCATGAAACAAGCATTGGTTGAGGGAGCTGCGAAGCTATCAGGTCCCAATATGTATGAGCAGGGTGCAGGCAGAGTTGATCT GTTAGAATCATTTGAAATCCTTAAGAACTACCAACCGCGGGCAAGCATCTTTCCTGGTGTTCTGGATTATACAGATTGCCCGTACTCCTGGCCTTTTTGTCGTCAACCACTCTATGCAGGTGCCATGCCTGTCATCTTTAATGCCACTATTCTTAATGGGATGGGTGTAATTGGCTATGTTGAAAGCCCCCCAATGTGGCATCCTTCCAATGATGAAGGGAATCTTTTAAGCATTCACTTTACATTTTCGGAGGTCATCTGGCCTTGGACTGGTTATCTAGCACTTCACATGCAAATTAAGGAGGAAGGTTCCCAGTTTTCTGGAGAGATTGAAGGCAATGTCACTCTTCAGGTTTACAGTCCACCTCAAGGAGAGAAGAGCCCTCGAATCAGTACATGTGTGCTTCATTTAAAGTTGAAAGTGGTTCCAACACCACCAAGATCCAAACGAATTTTATGGGATCAGTTCCACAGTATCAAGTATCCTCCTGGTTACATACCAAGAGACTCTCTAGATGTTCGTAATGACATTCTCGACTGGCATGGAGATCACCTGCATACAAATTTTCACATTATGTTCAACATGTTACGAGATGCCGGATACCATGTTGAAACTCTTGGTTCTCCTCTTACATGCTTTGATGCTAGCCAATATGGGACACTTCTGATGGTAGACCTTGAAGATGAGTACTTTGAGGAGGAGATTGAAAAACTGAGGGATGATGTCATGAATACTGGGTTGGGGCTGGCTGTGTTTGCTGAGTGGTATAATGTGGACACAATGgttaaaatgagattttttgatGATAACACACGCAGCTGGTGGACTCCAGTTACTGGAGGTGCAAATGTTCCAGCATTGAATGATCTTTTGGGTCCATTCGGGATTGCTTTTGGAGATAAGATTCTGAATGGTGATTTTTCTATTGACGGTGAGCAGAGTCGATATGCATCTGGAACAGACATTGCGAGGTTTCCTGCAGGTGGTTTTGTGCACAGCTTTCCTTTCCTGGATAGCTCGGAGAGTGGGGCCACTCAAAATGTATTGTTGACTTCTGGCATGACCAAG GCGGACTCTCCCATTCTTGGCCTTCTAGATGTTGGCGAAGGTCGCATTGCAGTATATGGAGACTCCAATTGTTTGGACAGCAGTCATATGGTTACTAATTGTTATTGGCTTCTGAGAAAAATATTAGACTACACTAGTGGGAACATCAGAGATTCAGTGCTTTTCGCTGATTCAGTTAAAAAAGATGCTGCCCTCTATGTAGAAGACCACCAATTACCTTCTCGCAGAACTGATGTAAATTTCTCAACATATTCTGCTGTTGTGGGAAAGGAATTGGTCTGTAGGAGTGACTCCAGATATGAAATATGGGGGACAAAGGGCTACAACTTACAGGTTAGAGGAAGAAACAGAAGATTGCCTGGTTATCCAGTCTTTGATTTGGGGAGAGGTTTAAATTCTACAGTTGGCAATTCCAATCTGAGGCGACTCAAGCCGCCTGTGAAAAATAAGAGCGAG CTTGACATGCCTGTGCTAGTTGCTAGTCATTGGCTTGTTCCTGCAGTAGTTGCTGTTACTG GTCTTCTGTTATTGTTGAGCTTCTGGCGAATTCGACAGAAGCGACGTCGACGAAGGAAAGGATCTGGCTCTGGTCGGTTTCCCAATCTATAG
- the LOC142616390 gene encoding subtilisin-like protease SBT6.1 isoform X1 produces MIAHPISSSTFSLSFLFLFISISLSLLHFKPSIFPSQTLTLNSSQSHSISSPPIRNNYIVRFLQYKPAEEHRAYLESKIRSDRWKWIERNNPAAKYPTDFGLVSIQESARESVIGEIQRLGLVKDVNADFSYRRRDLLAKKTRSRSRSRSKASARVGAFVDGKKRPGKIFTAMSFSEGEYHSPISNSSIRWGRQLFMQRSQVTSLFGADALWSKGYTGAKVKMAIFDTGIRANHPHFRNIKERTNWTNEDTLNDNLGHGTFVAGVIAGGDAECLGFAPDTEIYAFRVFTDAQVSYTSWFLDAFNYAIATNMDVLNLSIGGPDYLDLPFVEKVWEITANNIIMVSAIGNDGPLYGTLNNPADQSDVIGVGGIDYSDHIASFSSRGMSTWEIPHGYGRVKPDVVAYGREIMGSKISTGCKSLSGTSVASPVVAGVVCLLVSVIPESSRQDILNPASMKQALVEGAAKLSGPNMYEQGAGRVDLLESFEILKNYQPRASIFPGVLDYTDCPYSWPFCRQPLYAGAMPVIFNATILNGMGVIGYVESPPMWHPSNDEGNLLSIHFTFSEVIWPWTGYLALHMQIKEEGSQFSGEIEGNVTLQVYSPPQGEKSPRISTCVLHLKLKVVPTPPRSKRILWDQFHSIKYPPGYIPRDSLDVRNDILDWHGDHLHTNFHIMFNMLRDAGYHVETLGSPLTCFDASQYGTLLMVDLEDEYFEEEIEKLRDDVMNTGLGLAVFAEWYNVDTMVKMRFFDDNTRSWWTPVTGGANVPALNDLLGPFGIAFGDKILNGDFSIDGEQSRYASGTDIARFPAGGFVHSFPFLDSSESGATQNVLLTSGMTKADSPILGLLDVGEGRIAVYGDSNCLDSSHMVTNCYWLLRKILDYTSGNIRDSVLFADSVKKDAALYVEDHQLPSRRTDVNFSTYSAVVGKELVCRSDSRYEIWGTKGYNLQVRGRNRRLPGYPVFDLGRGLNSTVGNSNLRRLKPPVKNKSELDMPVLVASHWLVPAVVAVTGLLLLLSFWRIRQKRRRRRKGSGSGRFPNL; encoded by the exons ATGATCGCTCACCCAATTTCTTCCTCTACCTTCTCACTCtctttcctcttcctcttcatctcaatctctctctctctcctccatttCAAACCCTCCATTTTCCCATctcaaaccctaaccctaaatTCCTCGCAATCCCATTCAATTTCATCCCCTCCGATTCGAAACAATTACATCGTTCGGTTCCTCCAATACAAGCCCGCGGAGGAGCACAGGGCTTATCTCGAATCCAAGATCCGATCCGACCGCTGGAAATGGATCGAGCGCAACAACCCGGCCGCCAAGTACCCCACCGATTTCGGCTTGGTCTCGATCCAGGAGTCCGCGAGAGAGAGTGTGATCGGGGAGATTCAGAGGTTGGGGCTGGTGAAGGATGTGAATGCGGATTTTAGCTACAGGAGGAGGGATTTGCTTGCGAAGAAGACGAGGTCTAGGTCTAGGTCTAGGTCTAAGGCTAGTGCTAGAGTTGGTGCTTTCGTGGATGGGAAGAAGCGACCAGGGAAAATTTTCACTGCGATGTCGTTTAGCGAGGGCGAGTATCATTCCCCAATTAGCAATTCTTCGATTAGATGGGGGCGCCAGCTTTTTATGCAG AGATCTCAAGTCACTTCCTTGTTTGGCGCGGATGCCCTTTGGTCAAAAGGGTATACTGGTGCTAAGGTCAAAATGGCCATATTTGACACTGGGATTCGAGCTAATCACCCACATTTTCGTAATATCAAG GAGCGAACAAATTGGACCAATGAGGATACGCTAAATGACAATCTTGGACATGGGACATTTGTTGCTGGTGTTATTGCTGGTGGAGATGCAGAGTGTCTCGGTTTTGCTCCAGATACAGAGATTTATGCTTTTCGCGTGTTTACTGATGCACAG GTATCATACACATCATGGTTCCTTGATGCGTTCAACTATGCTATTGCAACCAATATGGATGTACTAAATTTGAGCATAGGTGGACCTGATTACTTGGATCTCCCATTTGTGGAGAAG GTTTGGGAAATAACAGCAAATAACATAATTATGGTCTCGGCAATTGGAAATGATGGGCCACTTTATGGCACTTTAAACAATCCAGCAGACCAAAGCGATGTCATCGGTGTTGGTGGCATTGACTACAGTGACCACATAGCCTCATTTTCCTCACGTGGCATGAGCACTTGGGAGATTCCTCATGG TTATGGTCGTGTGAAGCCAGATGTTGTCGCATATGGACGGGAGATTATGGGATCCAAGATCAGTACTGGTTGTAAGAGTTTATCAGGCACTAGTGTGGCAAGTCCTGTGGTTGCTGGTGTTGTATGCTTGCTTGTTAGTGTCATCCCTGAAAGCAGTCGGCAAGACATTTTAAATCCAGCCAGCATGAAACAAGCATTGGTTGAGGGAGCTGCGAAGCTATCAGGTCCCAATATGTATGAGCAGGGTGCAGGCAGAGTTGATCT GTTAGAATCATTTGAAATCCTTAAGAACTACCAACCGCGGGCAAGCATCTTTCCTGGTGTTCTGGATTATACAGATTGCCCGTACTCCTGGCCTTTTTGTCGTCAACCACTCTATGCAGGTGCCATGCCTGTCATCTTTAATGCCACTATTCTTAATGGGATGGGTGTAATTGGCTATGTTGAAAGCCCCCCAATGTGGCATCCTTCCAATGATGAAGGGAATCTTTTAAGCATTCACTTTACATTTTCGGAGGTCATCTGGCCTTGGACTGGTTATCTAGCACTTCACATGCAAATTAAGGAGGAAGGTTCCCAGTTTTCTGGAGAGATTGAAGGCAATGTCACTCTTCAGGTTTACAGTCCACCTCAAGGAGAGAAGAGCCCTCGAATCAGTACATGTGTGCTTCATTTAAAGTTGAAAGTGGTTCCAACACCACCAAGATCCAAACGAATTTTATGGGATCAGTTCCACAGTATCAAGTATCCTCCTGGTTACATACCAAGAGACTCTCTAGATGTTCGTAATGACATTCTCGACTGGCATGGAGATCACCTGCATACAAATTTTCACATTATGTTCAACATGTTACGAGATGCCGGATACCATGTTGAAACTCTTGGTTCTCCTCTTACATGCTTTGATGCTAGCCAATATGGGACACTTCTGATGGTAGACCTTGAAGATGAGTACTTTGAGGAGGAGATTGAAAAACTGAGGGATGATGTCATGAATACTGGGTTGGGGCTGGCTGTGTTTGCTGAGTGGTATAATGTGGACACAATGgttaaaatgagattttttgatGATAACACACGCAGCTGGTGGACTCCAGTTACTGGAGGTGCAAATGTTCCAGCATTGAATGATCTTTTGGGTCCATTCGGGATTGCTTTTGGAGATAAGATTCTGAATGGTGATTTTTCTATTGACGGTGAGCAGAGTCGATATGCATCTGGAACAGACATTGCGAGGTTTCCTGCAGGTGGTTTTGTGCACAGCTTTCCTTTCCTGGATAGCTCGGAGAGTGGGGCCACTCAAAATGTATTGTTGACTTCTGGCATGACCAAG GCGGACTCTCCCATTCTTGGCCTTCTAGATGTTGGCGAAGGTCGCATTGCAGTATATGGAGACTCCAATTGTTTGGACAGCAGTCATATGGTTACTAATTGTTATTGGCTTCTGAGAAAAATATTAGACTACACTAGTGGGAACATCAGAGATTCAGTGCTTTTCGCTGATTCAGTTAAAAAAGATGCTGCCCTCTATGTAGAAGACCACCAATTACCTTCTCGCAGAACTGATGTAAATTTCTCAACATATTCTGCTGTTGTGGGAAAGGAATTGGTCTGTAGGAGTGACTCCAGATATGAAATATGGGGGACAAAGGGCTACAACTTACAGGTTAGAGGAAGAAACAGAAGATTGCCTGGTTATCCAGTCTTTGATTTGGGGAGAGGTTTAAATTCTACAGTTGGCAATTCCAATCTGAGGCGACTCAAGCCGCCTGTGAAAAATAAGAGCGAG CTTGACATGCCTGTGCTAGTTGCTAGTCATTGGCTTGTTCCTGCAGTAGTTGCTGTTACTG GTCTTCTGTTATTGTTGAGCTTCTGGCGAATTCGACAGAAGCGACGTCGACGAAGGAAAGGATCTGGCTCTGGTCGGTTTCCCAATCTATAG